A single genomic interval of Fibrobacter sp. UWB4 harbors:
- the gmk gene encoding guanylate kinase: MKNKLFVMSAASGAGKTTLKDLVIKDFPDIKYSISATTRKPREGEIDGVHYFFKTKEEFEQMIKDDALVEYNLVHGNYYGTPKSFVEKTLAEGNRVLFDLDVFGKVNFDKVYPDATGIFILPPSDEELERRLRGRGTDSEEVIQLRLANAKKEIEFAKTKGKYEYTIVNDDLQKAADELRAILSQK, from the coding sequence ATGAAAAACAAGCTTTTCGTTATGAGTGCCGCCAGTGGCGCGGGCAAGACCACCCTCAAGGATCTTGTCATCAAGGATTTCCCGGACATCAAGTATTCCATCTCCGCAACAACGCGCAAGCCGCGCGAAGGTGAAATTGACGGCGTCCACTACTTCTTCAAGACTAAGGAAGAATTCGAGCAGATGATCAAGGACGACGCCTTGGTCGAATACAACCTAGTCCACGGCAACTACTACGGAACGCCCAAGAGCTTTGTCGAGAAGACTCTCGCCGAAGGAAACCGCGTGCTGTTTGACCTTGACGTTTTCGGCAAGGTGAACTTCGACAAGGTCTACCCTGACGCAACAGGCATCTTCATTTTGCCGCCAAGCGACGAAGAACTCGAGCGCCGCCTCCGTGGCCGTGGCACCGATAGCGAAGAAGTCATCCAGCTCCGTCTTGCAAACGCCAAGAAGGAAATCGAATTTGCAAAGACCAAAGGCAAGTACGAATACACTATCGTGAACGACGACTTGCAAAAGGCTGCTGACGAACTCCGCGCCATCTTGAGCCAGAAGTAA
- a CDS encoding DUF6544 family protein gives MTILIIIATIILLSAIWFNIPYSPVKTQFHNDVATRLKSSAAITGTLDSASIASLPPLIQKYLKTNGYIGSERRSHLIMEYKDVDFGMGVNKPRIKIDYTHVDFADSPNRLAFIDSKMFGIPFQGYDYYMNGKGGMKGVLAKLVTLFDQTGPAMDKACLITYLAEAFFLPEALLKDFITFTQIDERTVEATITNKGVTATGIFHFNDAYEMTSFTTNDRGQISPDGTIEYTPWEAQCENYKTYSDGIKRPTVFRAVWKNKDSDFVYFDGEINKVNGAIRP, from the coding sequence ATGACCATCCTGATTATCATCGCCACCATCATTTTACTTTCAGCAATTTGGTTTAACATTCCCTATTCGCCCGTCAAAACGCAGTTCCACAATGATGTCGCAACAAGGTTGAAAAGTTCCGCAGCAATCACCGGAACGCTAGATTCTGCGAGTATCGCAAGCCTCCCTCCCCTCATTCAAAAATATCTCAAAACGAACGGTTACATCGGCAGCGAAAGGCGCTCGCACTTAATCATGGAATACAAAGATGTCGATTTCGGCATGGGCGTAAACAAGCCGCGAATCAAAATCGATTACACGCATGTGGACTTTGCCGATTCGCCAAATAGGCTCGCCTTTATCGACAGCAAAATGTTCGGCATTCCATTCCAAGGCTACGATTACTACATGAACGGCAAAGGCGGCATGAAAGGTGTGCTCGCAAAGCTCGTTACGCTATTTGACCAGACCGGTCCTGCAATGGACAAGGCTTGCCTCATCACCTATCTCGCCGAAGCATTCTTTTTGCCAGAAGCACTCCTAAAAGATTTCATCACATTCACGCAAATTGACGAACGCACCGTAGAAGCCACAATCACAAACAAAGGCGTAACAGCTACCGGTATTTTCCACTTCAATGACGCTTACGAAATGACCTCGTTTACAACAAATGACCGCGGTCAAATTTCACCCGACGGAACAATTGAATACACCCCGTGGGAAGCGCAATGCGAAAACTACAAAACCTATTCCGATGGCATCAAACGCCCCACCGTTTTCCGCGCCGTATGGAAAAATAAAGACAGCGACTTCGTCTATTTCGACGGGGAAATCAACAAAGTGAATGGAGCGATCCGTCCTTAA
- the nrdR gene encoding transcriptional regulator NrdR, whose product MICPFCKNDNDKVVDSRVSGSSIRRRRECCACGRRFTTREYIEVQPLTVIKRSGEREPFQREKLQRGIMNSCKKRPVSMDDIEQLVTRVENSLQMSEGFEVSYDQIGNLVMQELKKLDAVAYVRFASIYREFKEVGEFVDQIKTLDK is encoded by the coding sequence ATGATTTGCCCGTTTTGCAAGAATGATAACGACAAGGTTGTCGATAGCCGCGTGAGTGGCTCGTCCATCCGTCGTCGTCGTGAATGTTGCGCTTGTGGCCGGCGCTTTACGACCCGTGAATATATTGAAGTCCAGCCGCTGACTGTCATCAAGCGCAGCGGCGAGCGTGAGCCTTTCCAGCGCGAAAAATTGCAACGTGGCATTATGAACTCCTGCAAAAAGCGCCCGGTTTCCATGGACGATATCGAACAGCTGGTAACGCGCGTGGAAAATTCGTTGCAGATGTCGGAAGGCTTTGAAGTGAGCTACGATCAGATCGGGAACCTCGTGATGCAGGAACTCAAAAAGCTCGATGCTGTAGCCTACGTTCGTTTCGCTTCCATCTACCGTGAATTCAAGGAAGTGGGCGAGTTCGTGGATCAAATCAAGACTCTTGATAAGTAG
- a CDS encoding transketolase, translating into MQDSLVTKAADNVRILSAAMVQKAKSGHPGGAMGAADAITLLFAEFLRYDPDDANWMARDRFFMDPGHMSPLLYSELVLTNRLTLEDLKNFRQLGSRTPGHPEVDVALGIENSSGPLGIGHGIALGGAIAERFMVERFGSILEHKTVCLVSDGGLEEEIAYGVGRIAGHLKLSNLIFFYDANQVQLSCKTEDVMDHDFVKQYESWGFRVIECDGSNIAELRKAFKAAWAETEKPVLVYGHTTMAKGAIAEDGKSYEGAVSTHGQPLNAAGASTSATVKNLGGNPDDPFQVFDDVKAGFEARANELRKQVAEWKKAKAAWDKENAEKSATLNEWLSGKGLKIDLSKLNIKEGVATRVTSGTVLGYLAENYHNIICSSADLSNSDNTQAFLDKTGIFRANDFKGAFVQVGVAELTMGAIANGIALHGGLYPICATFFVFSDFMKPAIRMAALMGLPVKYVFTHDSFRVGEDGPTHQPIEHETQIRLLESLTKASGKAEMLVLRPADAYETLAAWEMAFENNDSPTALILTRQVVNTLPGENRYEAAKACRKGAYIVSDNTAAGKKPDLTLVANGSDVLLEHQAAELLRDEGKSVRVVSMISPALFLKQPKSYRDSIIAPWTPVFAKSSGLPLLFAQVVGGFGKVSGLERFGASAPAGVLEKEFGYVPEAVAAAAKEYLAEYAKNVEDFKKANA; encoded by the coding sequence GTGCAAGATTCATTAGTTACAAAAGCAGCTGACAACGTCCGTATCCTTTCTGCCGCGATGGTGCAGAAGGCCAAGTCCGGGCATCCGGGTGGAGCCATGGGCGCCGCAGACGCCATCACGCTTTTGTTTGCCGAGTTCTTGCGCTATGATCCGGACGACGCCAACTGGATGGCTCGCGACCGCTTCTTCATGGACCCGGGCCACATGAGCCCGCTCCTCTATTCCGAACTCGTCCTTACGAACCGCCTCACGCTCGAAGACTTGAAGAACTTCCGCCAGCTTGGCAGCCGCACTCCGGGCCATCCGGAAGTCGATGTCGCTCTCGGCATTGAAAACTCCTCGGGTCCGCTCGGTATCGGTCACGGCATTGCTCTCGGTGGCGCTATTGCCGAACGCTTCATGGTCGAACGCTTTGGCTCTATCCTCGAACACAAGACCGTCTGCCTCGTTTCTGACGGCGGTCTCGAAGAAGAAATCGCATACGGCGTGGGCCGCATTGCAGGTCACCTCAAGCTTTCGAACCTCATTTTCTTCTACGACGCAAACCAGGTCCAGCTCAGCTGCAAGACCGAAGACGTGATGGACCACGACTTCGTGAAGCAGTACGAATCCTGGGGCTTCCGCGTGATTGAATGCGACGGTTCCAACATTGCAGAACTCCGCAAGGCATTCAAGGCCGCTTGGGCAGAAACTGAAAAGCCGGTTCTCGTCTACGGTCACACCACGATGGCCAAGGGCGCTATCGCCGAAGACGGCAAGAGCTACGAAGGCGCTGTCTCTACGCACGGTCAGCCGCTCAATGCCGCAGGTGCTTCTACCTCTGCTACAGTCAAGAATCTCGGTGGCAATCCGGACGATCCGTTCCAGGTCTTTGACGATGTGAAGGCTGGCTTTGAAGCCCGCGCTAACGAACTCCGCAAGCAGGTTGCCGAATGGAAGAAGGCCAAGGCCGCTTGGGACAAGGAAAACGCTGAAAAGTCCGCTACCCTCAATGAATGGCTTTCTGGCAAGGGTCTCAAGATCGACCTCTCCAAGCTCAACATCAAGGAAGGTGTTGCCACTCGCGTCACTAGCGGTACGGTTCTTGGCTACCTCGCCGAAAATTATCACAACATAATCTGCAGTTCTGCTGACCTTTCGAACTCCGACAACACGCAGGCTTTCCTCGACAAGACGGGCATCTTCCGTGCTAACGACTTCAAGGGTGCTTTTGTCCAGGTCGGTGTTGCAGAACTCACGATGGGCGCCATTGCAAACGGTATCGCTCTCCACGGCGGTCTCTATCCGATTTGCGCAACGTTCTTTGTCTTCAGTGACTTCATGAAGCCGGCAATCCGTATGGCAGCTCTCATGGGCCTCCCGGTCAAGTACGTGTTTACGCACGACAGCTTCCGCGTGGGTGAAGACGGCCCGACGCACCAGCCGATTGAACACGAAACGCAGATCCGCTTGCTCGAAAGCCTCACGAAGGCTAGCGGCAAGGCCGAAATGCTCGTTCTCCGCCCGGCTGACGCTTACGAAACTCTCGCCGCATGGGAAATGGCTTTCGAAAACAACGACAGCCCGACGGCTCTTATCCTCACTCGCCAGGTCGTGAACACGCTCCCGGGTGAAAACCGCTATGAAGCTGCCAAGGCTTGCCGCAAGGGTGCTTACATTGTCAGCGACAACACTGCTGCTGGCAAGAAGCCGGATCTTACTTTGGTTGCAAACGGCAGTGATGTTCTCCTTGAACACCAGGCTGCTGAACTCCTCCGCGACGAAGGCAAGTCCGTTCGCGTGGTTTCCATGATTAGCCCGGCTCTCTTCCTCAAGCAGCCGAAATCCTACCGCGACAGCATCATCGCTCCGTGGACTCCGGTGTTTGCAAAGTCCAGCGGTCTTCCGCTCTTGTTCGCACAGGTCGTGGGTGGCTTCGGTAAGGTCTCCGGTCTCGAACGCTTCGGTGCTTCTGCTCCGGCTGGCGTCCTCGAAAAGGAATTTGGCTACGTTCCGGAAGCTGTTGCCGCAGCCGCTAAGGAATACCTCGCTGAATACGCCAAGAACGTCGAAGACTTCAAGAAAGCTAACGCTTAA
- a CDS encoding TIGR02171 family protein → MKKAYLAFLFFVFLVDCSDSSPSFVDGASNGSSKKMEGMILVHGGTVTLGSNDSRYRVNERPAMNVLLDYDFYMDVHEVTCDDYRNTAKSGNLKDFTECEDDRYPLSNVTYYDAVLFANAKSKLENYDTAYTYSKAVFDGDGHCTNLDGFAFHPEVKAYRLPTESEWVYVASRGWDPSRNSWNADNSDFKAHHVCTVEKDSLGFCDLAGNVKEWVNDWAGKLLDTTIVNFVGNAGDGNIGERILKGGYYSDYASNMNVVSRGDDYTVVSSSMAKHIGFRLAWGAIPEPTWLSASGNVQSSIVSPIASASVLKHYTGTNDMILAFRNDVNGNLAYINYKDAILTVTEISDSIDVYHPDISPDGKKVAFCTKFEGLGGDSRLYVRDLNEKGTNLVKLDVASAAIPRWRILENGDTVIVYVTDAGDNKDEASFKKSSTWQVKFADGKFGVPEKLFDGAYHGGISEDYSLAVSGARLLRARIAKSSSTVLDEATDTVWYNGEQACNVSLAHDGSKRVAFLDFGGNTGRKFANENYSTHQRLLVADSMGKLIKSIKAASGYTFDHSEWVSGSENSNIVATLANVNGAHSKIVLASLDDESIVELAEGEELWHPTLWVKRKAKIFGNDSGGSQVGSSVLDLDSAGMYYNNSGACPRAAIFRYKMELLWHYKDSAKTVILGSSRAYHGVNPKLFDEKMKAVNMAVPAATIYGNLYLFENYILPHMKNIKLIITSIDIDRGYLTGQDSENIFYKTYKSYLGYVYDENHNFWKDGYPEGLYQATYESPSADSVLERKMREDLGYYSLFGSSWATTYIRVREDSCWMDKKSDIYRMNFGLLERLLQICKENDIFVIGVLFPQDPKYKNTGAYGYTGLRRSEAPALIQEISDLSKVYSNFILMDENKMGDHDYTDIMGYDNSHISDYGARQLTHRLDSLVHTLDIEF, encoded by the coding sequence ATGAAAAAGGCTTATTTAGCTTTTTTGTTTTTTGTTTTTTTGGTGGATTGTAGTGACAGTTCCCCTAGTTTTGTAGATGGAGCATCCAATGGTTCTTCAAAAAAAATGGAAGGGATGATTCTTGTTCATGGAGGGACGGTTACTTTAGGTAGTAATGATTCTCGGTATAGAGTGAATGAACGTCCTGCAATGAACGTCTTGTTGGATTATGATTTTTATATGGATGTTCATGAAGTGACTTGCGATGATTATCGGAATACAGCAAAAAGTGGAAATCTCAAAGATTTTACCGAATGTGAAGATGACCGATATCCTTTGTCCAATGTGACCTACTACGATGCCGTTTTGTTTGCAAATGCAAAGAGCAAGTTGGAAAATTACGATACCGCTTATACATACAGCAAGGCTGTTTTTGATGGTGATGGACATTGTACAAATTTAGATGGCTTTGCTTTCCATCCAGAAGTAAAAGCCTATCGTTTGCCCACAGAATCAGAATGGGTGTATGTAGCCTCTCGTGGGTGGGATCCTTCGCGTAATAGTTGGAATGCCGATAATTCAGATTTTAAAGCACACCATGTCTGTACTGTAGAAAAAGATTCGCTTGGTTTCTGTGATTTGGCAGGAAACGTAAAGGAATGGGTCAATGACTGGGCTGGCAAATTACTTGACACTACTATTGTGAATTTTGTGGGAAATGCTGGCGATGGCAATATCGGTGAACGCATCTTGAAAGGTGGCTATTATTCGGATTATGCATCCAATATGAATGTCGTTTCTCGTGGGGATGACTATACGGTTGTTTCTTCCTCTATGGCAAAACATATCGGTTTTAGACTTGCTTGGGGTGCGATTCCAGAGCCGACATGGTTAAGCGCTAGTGGAAATGTTCAATCAAGTATTGTTTCTCCGATTGCAAGTGCTTCGGTATTGAAACATTACACGGGAACCAACGATATGATACTTGCGTTCCGCAATGACGTTAACGGAAACTTGGCTTACATAAATTATAAGGACGCTATTTTGACTGTAACGGAAATTAGCGATTCTATAGATGTTTATCATCCTGATATTTCACCCGATGGAAAAAAAGTGGCGTTTTGTACCAAGTTTGAAGGTCTCGGTGGTGACTCGCGTCTTTATGTGCGCGATTTGAATGAAAAAGGGACGAACCTTGTAAAACTGGATGTTGCTAGTGCCGCTATTCCCCGATGGCGCATCCTTGAAAACGGAGATACTGTCATTGTCTATGTTACAGATGCGGGCGATAACAAGGATGAAGCTTCTTTTAAAAAATCTTCTACTTGGCAGGTCAAATTTGCAGATGGCAAATTCGGCGTTCCAGAAAAGCTTTTTGATGGGGCATACCATGGTGGTATCAGCGAAGACTATTCACTTGCTGTGAGTGGGGCTCGTCTGTTGCGCGCTCGCATTGCTAAATCTAGCTCTACGGTCTTAGATGAAGCTACCGATACGGTTTGGTATAATGGTGAACAGGCTTGTAATGTTTCTCTAGCTCACGATGGTAGCAAACGCGTTGCGTTCCTGGATTTTGGTGGAAATACTGGTAGAAAGTTTGCTAACGAAAATTATTCCACACACCAACGTTTGCTTGTCGCTGACAGTATGGGTAAATTAATAAAGAGTATTAAGGCTGCATCGGGCTACACCTTTGATCATAGCGAATGGGTGAGTGGTAGTGAAAATTCTAACATCGTAGCAACACTAGCCAATGTAAATGGAGCGCACTCAAAAATAGTCCTTGCAAGTCTTGATGACGAAAGTATCGTTGAATTGGCTGAAGGCGAAGAACTTTGGCATCCGACTTTATGGGTGAAACGCAAAGCAAAAATATTTGGCAATGATTCTGGTGGTTCTCAAGTTGGTAGTTCAGTACTAGATTTAGATAGTGCTGGAATGTATTACAACAATTCAGGAGCATGCCCTCGTGCCGCTATTTTCCGTTACAAAATGGAACTTTTATGGCATTACAAGGACTCTGCTAAAACTGTCATTCTTGGATCCTCTAGAGCTTATCACGGAGTCAATCCAAAATTATTTGATGAAAAAATGAAGGCCGTCAATATGGCGGTTCCTGCTGCCACTATCTATGGAAATTTGTACCTATTTGAAAATTACATATTGCCCCATATGAAAAATATTAAGCTCATTATTACCTCCATCGACATTGATCGTGGGTACCTTACAGGGCAGGACTCCGAAAATATCTTCTACAAGACCTATAAATCTTATCTAGGCTACGTTTATGACGAAAACCACAATTTCTGGAAAGACGGGTACCCCGAAGGACTTTATCAGGCTACGTATGAAAGCCCTAGTGCCGATTCTGTATTGGAACGAAAGATGCGAGAGGATTTGGGTTATTATTCCTTATTTGGCTCATCCTGGGCGACAACGTATATTCGGGTTCGAGAAGATTCTTGTTGGATGGATAAAAAATCAGATATATACAGGATGAATTTTGGACTTTTAGAGCGCCTTTTACAAATTTGCAAAGAGAATGATATTTTTGTTATCGGCGTTTTGTTCCCGCAAGATCCAAAATACAAGAACACGGGGGCTTATGGTTATACGGGGCTTCGCCGGAGTGAAGCGCCTGCTCTTATCCAGGAAATATCAGATTTGAGCAAGGTTTATTCTAATTTTATACTAATGGATGAGAATAAAATGGGAGACCACGATTATACGGACATCATGGGGTATGACAATAGCCATATTTCGGATTATGGAGCCCGACAGCTGACTCATCGATTGGATTCTTTGGTTCATACGTTAGATATTGAATTTTGA
- a CDS encoding NPCBM/NEW2 domain-containing protein, whose product MNYKDAILRLFKNLAHPAGIFGTLVAIAIPFLIYLAPNINHRETIRQLDLNLPLPLFAIQFVAGIVLFCMLSKDFREWIKGILPAKSISIMTLVFAVTVSIFAGTQIEARHRVQSDESVFMSVAQNMYYNNESGTCNQGEFENGALTCKSTSNSFKTKGLSFLYRIGMPLFGSDLRWIFKAELLMLPLAFLLMFLAIVAWTKQPLLAFLASLLMALQPTVLFQFRSMSVEPLYIFLSALSLLVFKWAYDRNTVWHWTLLALILAFFAQTRQETIFCIFAFIFFALPKLLDQKDEKAPVFFMTLSLFSVPALLTISYFQGFGFQGGEFNAHGHFFEDLTKNWEVMTKPLKSNGELENPFLSYFNYLFAIGGIYLVFRAINDARKSSFTYLKILGFLLLYHLQTFMILENVSGDFSIEINQRYSLVMLPSMAFVAALPITHMVQYFATPNGSRDQNGKGAVLGILIVALIFSGWTYHYKKDFNKNIMYNRNHLTIEEYEILGWLKEQPKADRFFIYGRPWHFVGYGMSSIHYDNARKMSNHEMSELIDKYKGEVYYIRGLDCWDSHTYHRKAVEHRIATTCDIFEREMDLTGVKNILITNNYWVQIAKFNGRKNYNPEKIISTSELEVVTDDSTKSKAVSLRINYNLNEKGAAAANWSMSLTVNDESVTATQYKSGEYSKDIDIEKLQPGYNQIRFTVQDAATKSKLADISKFFFYDVNGVIALSDYPIKSHTQEWGKMHKNESIEGNKFNVNGQRYDYGIGVHASSTTTFDIGKSFSTLKFSTGLDDESLCSEGVAVEVLGDGKSLAKTPFFRNGELHKVKANIAGVQNLTIRTFPKEGINCSHVDIINPVLIP is encoded by the coding sequence ATGAACTACAAAGACGCTATCTTGAGGCTCTTCAAGAACTTAGCTCACCCCGCCGGCATTTTCGGCACCCTCGTTGCCATAGCCATCCCGTTCCTTATTTACCTCGCCCCGAACATCAATCACAGGGAAACCATCCGACAACTGGACTTGAACCTCCCCCTGCCGCTTTTTGCGATACAGTTCGTCGCAGGCATCGTCCTGTTCTGCATGTTGAGCAAGGATTTCAGGGAATGGATCAAGGGAATCCTCCCCGCAAAGTCCATAAGCATCATGACGCTCGTGTTCGCCGTTACAGTTTCAATTTTCGCAGGCACACAAATAGAGGCCCGCCACCGTGTCCAGAGCGACGAAAGCGTATTCATGTCCGTTGCCCAGAACATGTACTACAATAACGAATCCGGCACCTGCAACCAGGGCGAATTCGAGAACGGCGCCCTAACATGCAAATCCACATCCAACAGTTTCAAGACGAAAGGCCTATCGTTCCTTTACCGCATCGGCATGCCGCTGTTCGGAAGCGACCTCCGCTGGATTTTCAAAGCTGAACTTTTGATGTTGCCGCTTGCGTTCCTGCTTATGTTCCTTGCGATTGTCGCCTGGACAAAGCAACCGCTCCTAGCGTTCCTGGCATCGCTCCTCATGGCACTCCAACCGACCGTGCTATTCCAGTTCCGATCGATGTCCGTTGAACCGCTCTACATTTTCCTCTCCGCGCTGTCGCTGCTTGTTTTCAAATGGGCTTACGACAGAAACACCGTCTGGCACTGGACGCTTCTCGCGCTCATCCTAGCCTTCTTTGCCCAGACCCGCCAAGAAACAATTTTCTGCATCTTTGCATTCATCTTTTTTGCACTCCCGAAACTTCTCGACCAGAAAGACGAAAAAGCTCCCGTTTTCTTCATGACGCTTTCGCTTTTCTCGGTGCCTGCACTCCTCACCATCAGCTACTTCCAGGGATTTGGATTCCAGGGAGGCGAGTTCAACGCCCACGGCCACTTCTTTGAAGACCTCACCAAGAACTGGGAAGTGATGACAAAGCCTCTCAAGAGCAACGGAGAACTTGAAAACCCGTTCCTCAGTTACTTCAACTACCTGTTTGCGATTGGCGGCATTTACCTCGTCTTCCGCGCCATTAACGATGCCAGAAAGAGCAGTTTCACATATCTCAAGATTCTCGGATTCTTGCTCCTGTACCATCTGCAAACATTTATGATTTTGGAAAACGTCTCCGGCGATTTCAGCATTGAAATCAACCAGCGCTATAGTCTCGTGATGTTGCCGTCCATGGCCTTTGTCGCCGCCCTCCCGATAACCCACATGGTCCAGTACTTTGCCACACCGAACGGAAGCAGAGACCAGAACGGCAAGGGAGCAGTTCTCGGCATTCTCATTGTCGCGTTGATCTTCAGCGGATGGACATACCACTACAAAAAGGACTTTAACAAAAACATCATGTACAACCGCAACCACTTGACCATTGAAGAATACGAAATTCTCGGATGGCTCAAGGAACAGCCTAAAGCCGACAGGTTCTTTATTTACGGTCGCCCATGGCATTTTGTGGGTTACGGCATGTCTTCCATCCATTATGACAACGCCCGCAAGATGTCCAACCACGAAATGAGCGAACTCATCGACAAGTACAAAGGCGAAGTCTATTACATCCGCGGACTGGACTGCTGGGATAGCCACACCTACCACAGGAAAGCCGTAGAACACCGCATCGCCACGACATGCGATATCTTTGAACGAGAAATGGATTTGACAGGCGTCAAGAACATCTTGATTACAAACAACTACTGGGTCCAAATCGCAAAGTTCAACGGTCGTAAAAACTACAACCCCGAAAAAATCATATCCACCAGCGAATTAGAAGTCGTCACGGACGATTCCACCAAGAGCAAGGCCGTTTCATTAAGAATAAACTACAACCTCAATGAAAAAGGAGCCGCAGCTGCCAACTGGTCCATGTCACTGACTGTGAATGACGAATCTGTTACTGCAACGCAATACAAATCTGGCGAATACAGCAAGGATATCGATATCGAAAAATTACAGCCTGGTTATAACCAAATCCGTTTTACCGTACAGGATGCAGCGACCAAAAGCAAGCTTGCCGACATTTCGAAATTTTTCTTTTATGATGTCAATGGCGTCATTGCGCTTTCTGATTACCCAATCAAGAGTCACACTCAGGAATGGGGAAAAATGCACAAGAACGAAAGCATCGAAGGAAACAAGTTTAACGTAAACGGACAGCGTTATGATTATGGCATCGGCGTCCACGCATCCTCTACAACGACTTTTGATATCGGGAAAAGTTTTTCGACGCTCAAATTTTCTACAGGACTTGACGATGAATCGCTATGCAGCGAAGGCGTTGCTGTAGAAGTTCTCGGTGACGGAAAGTCACTTGCAAAGACACCGTTCTTTAGGAACGGCGAATTGCACAAAGTCAAGGCCAATATCGCAGGCGTCCAAAACCTTACCATCAGGACATTCCCCAAAGAAGGCATCAACTGCAGCCACGTTGATATCATCAACCCGGTTCTTATACCATAG
- a CDS encoding glycosyltransferase family 2 protein, producing MLLSVIIPVFNEEEIVAETYRVLEEELKDIEHELIFVNDGSKDRTREIVESLLPGNPNNKIINFSRNFGHQAAFSAGLDHAQGAAVVIIDGDLQDPPSLIHEMLEKWREGYQVVYAQRNKRKGETLFKRFTAFCFYRIIGKLTSIDIPPDTGDFRLMDRCVVDQLKNLPERSRFLRGLVCWVGFKKIGVKYDRAERTAGTSKYPLKKMLRLAFDGITGFSSAPLKISFYMGFIATIVGFALLVWSILEKFLSPATTVPGWASLMTAIVFFAGVQLLTIGILGEYIGRIYDEVKQRPLYIEDKK from the coding sequence ATGCTTTTATCCGTAATTATACCTGTTTTTAATGAAGAAGAGATCGTCGCCGAAACCTACCGCGTCTTGGAGGAAGAGCTTAAGGATATCGAACACGAACTCATTTTCGTAAACGACGGTTCCAAGGACCGCACCCGAGAAATCGTGGAAAGCCTCCTTCCTGGGAACCCGAACAACAAAATCATCAACTTTAGCCGTAACTTCGGCCACCAGGCTGCATTCAGCGCAGGTCTTGACCACGCCCAGGGCGCAGCCGTCGTCATCATCGACGGCGACTTGCAGGACCCGCCGAGCCTCATCCACGAGATGCTCGAAAAATGGCGCGAAGGCTACCAGGTCGTTTACGCCCAGCGCAACAAGCGCAAAGGCGAGACTCTCTTCAAGCGCTTTACGGCATTCTGCTTCTACCGCATCATCGGCAAGCTCACGAGCATCGACATTCCGCCTGATACAGGCGACTTCAGACTCATGGACCGCTGCGTGGTAGACCAGCTCAAGAACCTCCCAGAACGCAGCCGCTTCTTGCGCGGGCTCGTGTGCTGGGTCGGTTTCAAGAAGATCGGCGTCAAGTACGACCGCGCCGAACGCACCGCAGGCACTTCGAAGTATCCGCTCAAGAAGATGTTGCGCCTCGCGTTCGATGGCATCACGGGTTTCAGCTCGGCTCCGCTCAAGATCAGCTTCTACATGGGCTTCATCGCTACAATCGTTGGCTTTGCACTCCTCGTCTGGTCGATTCTCGAAAAGTTCCTCTCCCCTGCGACAACGGTTCCAGGCTGGGCATCGCTCATGACCGCCATCGTGTTCTTCGCAGGCGTACAGCTTTTGACCATCGGCATTCTCGGCGAATACATCGGCCGAATCTATGACGAAGTCAAGCAGCGCCCGCTGTACATCGAAGACAAGAAATAG
- a CDS encoding Rpn family recombination-promoting nuclease/putative transposase, with translation MVNLPKFNKTADGVENPVDAWLYVLKHAHEGDPLPDFGNGIVNEALKRIKIENLDKTTLTELEREMIAKEEIECRLAGANIFNCII, from the coding sequence GTGGTTAATCTGCCGAAGTTCAATAAGACCGCAGACGGGGTAGAAAATCCTGTTGACGCGTGGCTTTATGTGCTCAAACACGCGCATGAGGGCGACCCGCTCCCTGACTTTGGAAACGGAATTGTCAATGAAGCTTTAAAACGCATCAAAATCGAAAACTTGGACAAAACAACCTTGACTGAATTGGAGCGAGAAATGATTGCGAAAGAAGAAATTGAATGCCGTTTGGCTGGAGCGAATATTTTTAACTGCATTATATAG